In Passer domesticus isolate bPasDom1 chromosome 7, bPasDom1.hap1, whole genome shotgun sequence, one genomic interval encodes:
- the LOC135305241 gene encoding mucin-2-like isoform X1: MEGTRRALLRLAAACCLLCALPAEGQKTAEALVSPSPFPSTALTSLQPREASDFSPVPTAIPQTSLEKNLTAATPSATGAHPAEVDDAFIPTTPMASSKPERLQASTTASPGDITATRPEHDNMSLSLNSSAEIPSPTLTASTLEENQPSHEATEPFSTTGETDDASSAAPTPPLSTVPATTNSSHSGLFDGQTPRPTAARSETKPGTSPVGATEESTVELRTSSAPISIVRSTSFATASSAVTVTPLVTSSTSASTAAIPTSTPALAQSLEPRHEKTSVLDVGDDDNSELPNLAGKARADPLVITVISVFIVMVGILGLVGFLRYRQHNNRMEFRRLQDLPMDDMMEDTPLSLYSY; encoded by the exons ATGGAGGGGACGCGGCGCGCCCTGCTCCGCCTCGCCGccgcctgctgcctgctctgcgcCCTGCCAG CAGAGGGTCAGAAGACAGCAGAGGCCTTGGTGTCACCGTCACCTTTTCCTAGCACAGCGCTAACCTCGCTTCAGCCACGGGAAGCCTCTGACTTCAGCCCAGTGCCTACTGCCATTCCTCAGACCAGCCTGGAGAAAAACCTGACTGCTGCAACACCCAGTGCCACGGGGGCCCATCCTGCAGAGGTGGATGATGCCTTCATCCCCACCACCCCCATGGCAAGCTCCAAGCCAGAGAGACTGCAGGCTTCTACCACTGCCAGTCCTGGGGACATCACAGCTACACGTCCTGAGCATGACAACATGAGCTTGTCACTCAACAGCAGCGCTGAAATCCCCTCTCCTACCTTGACTGCCAGCACTCTGGAGGAGAACCAGCCCAGCCATGAAGCCACAGAGCCTTTCAGCACAACTGGAGAAACGGATGATGCCAGCAGTGCAGCCCCCACGCCTCCTCTGAGCACTGTGCCAG CAACAACTAACAGCTCTCACTCAGGGCTTTTTGATGGGCAGACCCCGAGGCCCACAGCAGCAAGGTCTGAAACCAAGCCAGGAACGAGCCCTGTGGGTGCCACAGAGGAGAGCACTGTGGAGCTCAGAACTTCCTCTGCTCCCATCTCCATTGTAAGAAGCACATCCTTTGCTACTGCCTCCAGTGCTGTGACGGTGACACCCCTCGTGACCAGCTCCACgtctgccagcacagctgccatccCCACCAGCACGCCTGCACTGGCACAGTCACTGGAGCCCAGGCATGAGAAGACTTCTGTGTTGGATGTTGGTGATGATGACAATTCAG AGCTACCCAATCTGGCTGGTAAGGCGAGGGCTGACCCCCTGGTAATCACTGTGATCTCTGTCTTCATTGTCATGGTGGGCATCCTGGGCCTGGTGGGCTTCCTGCGATACCGCCAGCACAACAACCGCATGGAGTTCCGGCGGCTGCAGGACCTGCCCATG GATGACATGATGGAGGACACCCCTCTCTCCCTCTACAGCTACTAG
- the LOC135305241 gene encoding mucin-2-like isoform X2 — MEGTRRALLRLAAACCLLCALPAEGQKTAEALVSPSPFPSTALTSLQPREASDFSPVPTAIPQTSLEKNLTAATPSATGAHPAEVDDAFIPTTPMASSKPERLQASTTASPGDITATRPEHDNMSLSLNSSAEIPSPTLTASTLEENQPSHEATEPFSTTGETDDASSAAPTPPLSTVPATTNSSHSGLFDGQTPRPTAARSETKPGTSPVGATEESTVELRTSSAPISIVRSTSFATASSAVTVTPLVTSSTSASTAAIPTSTPALAQSLEPRHEKTSVLDVGDDDNSELPNLAGKARADPLVITVISVFIVMVGILGLVGFLRYRQHNNRMEFRRLQDLPMVPLLPSKV, encoded by the exons ATGGAGGGGACGCGGCGCGCCCTGCTCCGCCTCGCCGccgcctgctgcctgctctgcgcCCTGCCAG CAGAGGGTCAGAAGACAGCAGAGGCCTTGGTGTCACCGTCACCTTTTCCTAGCACAGCGCTAACCTCGCTTCAGCCACGGGAAGCCTCTGACTTCAGCCCAGTGCCTACTGCCATTCCTCAGACCAGCCTGGAGAAAAACCTGACTGCTGCAACACCCAGTGCCACGGGGGCCCATCCTGCAGAGGTGGATGATGCCTTCATCCCCACCACCCCCATGGCAAGCTCCAAGCCAGAGAGACTGCAGGCTTCTACCACTGCCAGTCCTGGGGACATCACAGCTACACGTCCTGAGCATGACAACATGAGCTTGTCACTCAACAGCAGCGCTGAAATCCCCTCTCCTACCTTGACTGCCAGCACTCTGGAGGAGAACCAGCCCAGCCATGAAGCCACAGAGCCTTTCAGCACAACTGGAGAAACGGATGATGCCAGCAGTGCAGCCCCCACGCCTCCTCTGAGCACTGTGCCAG CAACAACTAACAGCTCTCACTCAGGGCTTTTTGATGGGCAGACCCCGAGGCCCACAGCAGCAAGGTCTGAAACCAAGCCAGGAACGAGCCCTGTGGGTGCCACAGAGGAGAGCACTGTGGAGCTCAGAACTTCCTCTGCTCCCATCTCCATTGTAAGAAGCACATCCTTTGCTACTGCCTCCAGTGCTGTGACGGTGACACCCCTCGTGACCAGCTCCACgtctgccagcacagctgccatccCCACCAGCACGCCTGCACTGGCACAGTCACTGGAGCCCAGGCATGAGAAGACTTCTGTGTTGGATGTTGGTGATGATGACAATTCAG AGCTACCCAATCTGGCTGGTAAGGCGAGGGCTGACCCCCTGGTAATCACTGTGATCTCTGTCTTCATTGTCATGGTGGGCATCCTGGGCCTGGTGGGCTTCCTGCGATACCGCCAGCACAACAACCGCATGGAGTTCCGGCGGCTGCAGGACCTGCCCATG GTCCCTCTCCTTCCATCCAAGGTTTGA